The Nerophis lumbriciformis linkage group LG07, RoL_Nlum_v2.1, whole genome shotgun sequence genome window below encodes:
- the ptchd1 gene encoding patched domain-containing protein 1 gives MRAAAPDARRRLSRWERLEPRPRSTMLRQVLHTGLSGGFRALGRFVASHPVFFASTPVLLSILLGASFSRYRVEEDVESLLAPKHSLAKIEGNLVDSLFPINHSKHALYSDLQTPGRYGRVIITARRGSVLEPPHLDAILGLHRLIYHMQVSVPPSGFNYSFSHLCLPDDKNVCIVDDIIRAMEEIQSARAANRTTSVLRYPITELADGRQAYIGHQLGGVQGLGPNGAMRGQGVRGDGVRGEGVRGEGVRSAKALQLTYYLQARGGLMEGVAGQWEMAFLGELRQFAALHPQLVLYPATSASLRTDFQFSSVLARRPLLASLGLCGVLAVLCCSMRDCVRSKPWLGLLALLSVTLSGLTAAGILNLSGSTYNSTYLGIPFVMLGHGLFGSFEMLSSWRRTREDQHVKERVASVFEDVMLRFSGSTLLHLLTLGLAASPLTNMEAVRLFCRTAALAVAVGYMYMLSFYSSCLVFTGYLETGYRHGCFCRRVPKQDRLDSKPSWYRCLMYTRYQDEEQATGTPHGVSHSHSLNLAHTHTYVHPRPANNHDHVTHGTHASDQHPQDSHLLLGCVRRCYGDWITNTYVKPFVVLLYLVYISFGLMGFLQVTQGSDPPSALVAMDTATVSYTRAHQRYFSSYSPVIGFYIYESAPYWNDTVQCDLLEYAKGFQRISWLEAYLDFLSERNQSTSPPRENFTRTLRHAFLREPRFAHFADDIIFAERGQGEEPDVAVSRIFLVAKTTENKREEMSVLLDTLRRLSLTSRVRFLIFNPSFVYLDRYATAVSSPLRHSLLAVLFLLGLSSLAVLEPLVSVWLGLTLLSVQFGVLGFMTLWGVELDCMSVLCLILALGHAADCSGPLLCSFAAGKGDSRTRWVRVALERHGVPSLQAFICYAAALVPVGSVRSNLTRTLFRCLALTAGCSALHTLAFLPALLTFLPPSKSHAHRAAGGNTPRQEVECVEMNDSTRVVDQITTV, from the exons ATGCGAGCAGCAGCCCCTGACGCTCGGCGGCGCCTCAGTCGGTGGGAGAGGCTCGAGCCGCGGCCGCGCTCCACGATGCTCCGCCAGGTGTTGCACACCGGCCTGAGCGGCGGCTTCCGCGCGCTCGGCCGCTTCGTGGCGAGTCACCCGGTGTTCTTCGCCTCGACGCCGGTGCTCCTCTCCATCCTGCTGGGGGCCAGCTTCAGCCGCTACCGCGTGGAGGAGGACGTGGAGAGCCTGCTGGCGCCCAAGCACAGCCTGGCCAAGATCGAGGGCAACCTGGTGGACAGCCTCTTCCCCATCAACCACTCCAAGCACGCACTCTACTCCGACCTGCAGACGCCCGGACGCTACGGGCGCGTCATCATCACTGCCCGGCGAGGGAGCGTCCTGGAGCCGCCTCACCTGGACGCTATACTCGGG CTCCACAGGCTCATCTACCACATGCAGGTGTCGGTGCCACCATCGGGCTTCAACTACTCCTTCTCCCACCTGTGTCTCCCCGACGACAAGAACGTCTGCATCGTCGACGACATCATCCGCGCCATGGAGGAGATCCAGTCGGCCCGTGCGGCCAACCGCACGACCTCAGTCCTCCGCTACCCCATCACGGAGCTGGCGGACGGGCGCCAGGCTTATATCGGCCACCAGCTGGGCGGCGTGCAGGGCTTGGGGCCCAACGGCGCGATGCGCGGGCAGGGCGTCCGGGGAGATGGCGTCCGGGGCGAGGGCGTCCGGGGCGAAGGCGTGCGCTCGGCCAAGGCTCTCCAGCTGACCTactacctccaagcgcgtggcgGCCTCATGGAGGGCGTGGCCGGCCAATGGGAGATGGCCTTCCTCGGCGAGCTCCGGCAGTTTGCGGCGCTGCACCCTCAGCTGGTCCTCTACCCCGCCACGTCCGCGTCCCTGAGGACAGACTTTCAGTTCTCCTCCGTCCTGGCACGGCGCCCCCTCTTGGCCAGTTTGGGGCTGTGTGGCGTTCTGGCCGTGCTCTGCTGCTCTATGAGGGACTGCGTCAGGTCCAAGCCGTGGTTGGGACTGCTGGCGCTGCTGTCCGTCACTCTCTCGGGCTTGACGGCCGCAGGGATCCTCAACCTGAGCGGGTCCACCTACAATTCCACGTACCTGGGCATCCCCTTTGTCATGCTGG GTCACGGCCTATTTGGTTCCTTCGAGATGCTGTCGTCATGGAGACGGACGCGTGAGGACCAGCACGTGAAGGAGCGCGTGGCGAGCGTCTTCGAGGACGTCATGCTGCGCTTCTCGGGCTCCACCCTGCTGCACCTGCTGACGCTGGGCCTGGCCGCCTCGCCGCTCACCAACATGGAGGCCGTGCGCCTCTTCTGCCGCACCGCCGCCTTGGCGGTCGCCGTGGGCTACATGTACATGCTGTCCTTCTACAGCTCCTGTCTGGTCTTCACCGGGTACCTGGAGACGGGTTACAGACATGGCTGCTTTTGCCGTAGGGTCCCCAAGCAGGACCGTCTGGACTCTAAACCGTCCTGGTACAGGTGCCTGATGTACACCCGTTACCAGGATGAGGAGCAGGCTACCGGCACGCCACACGGGGTCAGTCACTCCCACTCTCTGAACCTGGCCCACACGCACACGTACGTGCATCCCCGGCCTGCAAACAACCACGATCACGTGACCCACGGCACGCACGCCTCGGACCAACATCCTCAGGACTCGCATCTTCTGCTCGGCTGTGTGAGGCGTTGCTATGGAGACTGGATCACAAACACTTATGTCAAGCCTTTTGTGGTGCTGCTCTATCTGGTTTACATCTCCTTTGGACTGATGGGCTTCCTGCAG GTGACCCAGGGCTCGGACCCCCCCAGCGCCCTGGTCGCCATGGATACGGCCACCGTGTCGTACACACGCGCCCATCAGCGCTACTTCAGCTCCTACTCGCCCGTCATCGGCTTCTACATCTACGAGAGCGCCCCCTACTGGAACGACACGGTGCAGTGCGACCTCCTGGAGTATGCCAAAGGCTTCCAGAGGATCAGCTGGCTGGAGGCCTACCTCGACTTCCTGTCCGAGCGGAACCAGTCCACCAGCCCGCCTCGGGAGAACTTCACCCGCACGCTCCGCCACGCCTTCCTCCGAGAGCCGCGCTTCGCCCACTTTGCCGACGACATTATCTTCGCCGAGCGGGGCCAAGGGGAGGAGCCGGATGTGGCGGTGTCCCGCATCTTCCTGGTCGCCAAGACGACGGAGAACAAGCGGGAGGAGATGTCGGTGCTGCTGGACACTCTTCGCCGCCTCTCGCTCACCTCCCGAGTCCGCTTCCTCATCTTCAACCCTTCCTTCGTGTACCTGGACCGCTACGCCACGGCGGTCAGCTCGCCTTTGCGCCACTCCCTGCTGGCGGTGCTCTTCCTGCTGGGCTTGTCCTCCCTCGCCGTGCTGGAGCCGCTGGTGTCGGTGTGGTTGGGCCTCACCCTGCTCTCGGTGCAGTTTGGCGTGCTGGGTTTCATGACTCTGTGGGGCGTGGAGCTGGACTGCATGTCCGTGCTGTGTCTGATCCTGGCGCTCGGGCACGCCGCCGACTGCAGCGGGCCGCTCCTCTGCAGCTTTGCGGCGGGCAAGGGCGACAGCAGAACCCGCTGGGTGAGGGTGGCCCTGGAGAGACACGGCGTGCCCTCCCTGCAGGCCTTCATCTGCTACGCCGCCGCCCTGGTCCCCGTAGGCTCGGTGCGCTCCAACCTGACCCGCACGCTGTTCCGCTGCCTGGCCCTGACGGCGGGCTGCTCGGCGCTGCACACGCTCGCCTTCCTGCCCGCCCTCCTCACCTTCCTGCCCCCCTCGAAGAGCCACGCCCACCGGGCCGCCGGCGGGAACACCCCCAGGCAGGAGGTGGAGTGCGTGGAGATGAACGACAGCACACGAGTGGTCGACCAGATCACTACGGTCTGA